The following proteins come from a genomic window of Mycolicibacterium rufum:
- a CDS encoding purine-cytosine permease family protein: MTSELGDDVRTDAVLDTDLDRLTATKETLEDYTLRFAPRSYRKWSTGVVGISALGGIAYLADFAIGANIGISYGTTNALWGILIFAVVIFLTGFPLAYYAARYNMDLDLITRGSGFGYYGSVVTNVIMATFTFIFFALEGSIMAQGLQLGLGIPLWLGYAASTLIIFPLVIYGMKVLSTLQVWTTPLWLILMVAPFVYLVFSHPESVSQFFAYQGEQGNGGFDLGYTLLAAGVCLSLIAQIAEQIDYLRFMPPKTPENKRSWWTWMILAGPGWVFFGAIKQVVGLFLAVYLIANVADSAGIANQPVHQFLEIYENFLPGWLAMTLAVVLVVISQIKINVTNAYSGSLAWTNSFTRVTKRYPGRLVFLGFNLLIALILMEANMFDFLNTILGFYANCGMAWVVVVASDIVFNKYLLGLSPKAPEFRRGMLYAINPVGFGSMLIAAGVSILAFFGGLGDGIRPYSPLVAIGLGLVLPPIIAIATKGKYYLRRTDDGIDLPMYDELGNPSGVHLTCHVCHHDFERPDMLKCQTHDAFVCSLCLSTDKVADHVLPAQG; encoded by the coding sequence ATGACTTCCGAACTCGGCGACGACGTGCGCACCGACGCCGTCCTCGACACTGATCTCGATCGACTCACCGCCACCAAGGAGACCCTCGAGGACTACACGCTGCGCTTCGCGCCGCGCAGCTACCGCAAGTGGTCGACCGGCGTCGTCGGCATCTCCGCACTCGGCGGGATCGCCTACCTCGCCGACTTCGCGATCGGCGCGAACATCGGCATTTCCTACGGCACCACCAACGCCCTGTGGGGCATCCTGATCTTCGCCGTGGTCATCTTCCTCACCGGCTTCCCGCTCGCCTACTACGCGGCGCGGTACAACATGGACCTCGACTTGATCACCCGTGGAAGCGGATTCGGATACTACGGCTCGGTGGTCACCAACGTGATCATGGCGACGTTCACGTTCATCTTCTTCGCCCTCGAGGGATCCATCATGGCCCAGGGTCTGCAGCTCGGCCTCGGCATCCCGCTGTGGCTGGGCTACGCCGCCTCGACGCTGATCATCTTCCCGCTGGTGATCTACGGCATGAAAGTGCTGTCCACACTGCAGGTCTGGACGACACCGCTGTGGCTGATCCTGATGGTCGCCCCGTTCGTGTACCTGGTGTTCAGCCATCCCGAATCGGTGAGCCAGTTCTTCGCCTACCAGGGCGAGCAGGGCAACGGCGGCTTCGACCTGGGCTACACGCTGCTGGCGGCCGGCGTGTGTCTGTCACTGATCGCCCAGATCGCCGAGCAGATCGACTACCTGCGCTTCATGCCCCCGAAAACGCCGGAGAACAAGCGCAGTTGGTGGACGTGGATGATCCTGGCCGGACCGGGCTGGGTGTTCTTCGGCGCGATCAAGCAGGTCGTCGGACTGTTCCTGGCCGTCTACCTGATCGCCAACGTCGCCGACAGCGCAGGCATCGCCAACCAACCGGTGCACCAGTTCCTGGAGATCTACGAGAACTTCCTGCCCGGCTGGTTGGCCATGACGCTGGCGGTCGTGCTCGTCGTGATCAGCCAGATCAAGATCAATGTGACGAACGCCTACTCGGGGTCACTGGCCTGGACCAACTCGTTCACCCGCGTCACCAAGCGCTATCCCGGCCGTCTGGTGTTCCTCGGCTTCAACCTGCTCATCGCGCTGATCCTGATGGAAGCCAACATGTTCGACTTCCTCAACACCATCCTCGGGTTCTACGCCAACTGCGGTATGGCCTGGGTCGTCGTCGTGGCGTCGGACATCGTGTTCAACAAGTACCTGCTCGGCCTGTCCCCCAAGGCGCCCGAATTCCGGCGCGGCATGCTCTACGCGATCAACCCGGTCGGGTTCGGCTCGATGCTCATCGCCGCGGGGGTGTCGATCCTGGCGTTCTTCGGCGGACTCGGCGACGGCATCCGGCCCTACTCACCGCTGGTCGCGATCGGACTGGGCCTGGTGCTGCCCCCGATCATCGCGATCGCCACCAAGGGGAAGTACTACCTGCGGCGGACCGACGACGGCATCGACCTGCCGATGTACGACGAGCTGGGCAACCCGTCCGGTGTGCACCTGACCTGCCACGTCTGCCATCACGACTTCGAGCGCCCGGACATGCTCAAGTGCCAGACCCACGACGCGTTCGTCTGTTCGCTGTGCCTGTCCACCGACAAGGTGGCCGACCACGTGCTGCCCGCCCAGGGCTGA
- a CDS encoding acyl-CoA dehydrogenase family protein, translating into MTFSLELSSDLIDVQKWVHEFAADVIRPAAAEWDEREETPWPIIQEAAKVGLYSMEFFAEQAAEPSGLGMIVAFEEMFWGDAGIALAILGTGLAAASLAANGTPEQVGEWVPQMFGTVDDPKVAAFCSSEPGAGSDVGAILTRARYDEATDEWVLNGTKTWATNGGIANVHVVVASVHPELGTRGQASFVIPPGTKGLSQGQKFLKHGIRASHTAEVVLDDVRLPGRMIVGGKEKFDARIAKVREGKKAAGQAAMATFERTRPTVGAMAVGVARAAFEYARDYACEREQFGRKIGEFQAVAFKLADMKARVDAARLLVYRAGWMARNGKSFDSAEGSMAKLVASETAVYVTDEAIQILGGNGYTREYPVERMHRDAKIFTIFEGTSEIQRLVMARAITGLPIR; encoded by the coding sequence ATGACGTTCTCGCTGGAGTTGTCGTCCGACCTGATCGACGTTCAGAAGTGGGTCCACGAGTTCGCTGCGGACGTGATTCGCCCGGCCGCCGCGGAGTGGGACGAGCGCGAGGAAACCCCCTGGCCGATCATCCAGGAGGCCGCCAAGGTCGGCCTCTATTCGATGGAGTTCTTCGCCGAGCAGGCCGCCGAACCCAGCGGGCTGGGCATGATCGTCGCCTTCGAGGAGATGTTCTGGGGAGACGCCGGCATCGCGTTGGCGATCCTGGGCACCGGCCTGGCCGCGGCATCGCTGGCGGCCAACGGCACCCCCGAGCAGGTCGGCGAGTGGGTGCCGCAGATGTTCGGCACCGTCGACGACCCGAAGGTCGCCGCGTTCTGCTCGTCGGAGCCGGGCGCCGGTTCCGACGTCGGCGCGATCCTGACCCGCGCCCGCTACGACGAGGCGACCGACGAATGGGTGCTCAACGGCACCAAGACGTGGGCCACCAACGGCGGCATCGCCAACGTTCACGTCGTCGTCGCCTCCGTGCACCCCGAACTGGGCACCCGCGGGCAGGCGTCGTTCGTCATCCCGCCCGGCACCAAGGGACTCAGCCAGGGCCAGAAGTTCCTCAAGCACGGGATTCGCGCCTCGCACACCGCCGAGGTCGTGCTCGACGACGTGCGACTGCCCGGCCGCATGATCGTCGGCGGCAAGGAGAAGTTCGACGCCCGCATCGCCAAGGTCCGCGAGGGCAAGAAGGCCGCCGGGCAGGCCGCGATGGCCACGTTCGAGCGGACCCGCCCGACGGTCGGCGCGATGGCGGTGGGCGTGGCGCGGGCGGCCTTCGAGTACGCGCGCGACTACGCCTGCGAGCGTGAGCAATTCGGCCGCAAGATCGGTGAGTTCCAGGCGGTGGCGTTCAAGCTCGCCGACATGAAGGCCCGCGTCGACGCCGCCCGCCTGCTCGTCTACCGCGCCGGGTGGATGGCGCGCAACGGCAAGAGCTTCGACTCCGCGGAGGGGTCGATGGCCAAGCTGGTGGCCAGCGAGACCGCGGTGTACGTGACCGACGAGGCCATCCAGATCCTCGGCGGCAACGGCTACACCCGCGAGTATCCCGTCGAGCGCATGCACCGCGACGCGAAGATCTTCACGATCTTCGAGGGCACCAGCGAGATCCAGCGACTGGTCATGGCGCGCGCCATCACCGGCCTGCCGATCCGTTAA
- a CDS encoding YebC/PmpR family DNA-binding transcriptional regulator has protein sequence MSGHSKWATTKHKKAVIDARRGKNFAKLIKNIEVAARTGGGDPAGNPTLYDAIQKAKKNSVPNDNIERARKRGAGEEAGGADWQTITYEGYGPNGVAVLVECLTDNRNRAAGEVRVAMTRNGGSMADPGSVSYLFARKGVVTLEKNALTEDDVLAAVLDAGAEDVNDLGDSFEVISEPTDLVAVRTALQDAGIDYESAEATFQPSVSVPVDLEGARKVLKLVDALEDSDDVQDVYTNIDIPDDVAAALDED, from the coding sequence ATGAGCGGCCATTCCAAGTGGGCCACCACGAAGCACAAGAAGGCCGTGATCGATGCGCGTCGCGGCAAGAACTTCGCCAAGCTGATCAAGAACATCGAGGTCGCGGCCCGTACCGGCGGCGGTGACCCCGCCGGCAATCCGACGCTTTACGACGCCATCCAGAAGGCCAAGAAGAACTCGGTGCCCAACGACAACATCGAGCGCGCCCGCAAGCGCGGCGCGGGCGAGGAAGCCGGTGGCGCCGACTGGCAGACCATCACCTACGAGGGATACGGGCCCAACGGCGTCGCCGTGCTGGTCGAGTGCCTGACCGACAATCGCAACCGCGCCGCCGGTGAGGTTCGGGTCGCGATGACCCGCAACGGCGGCAGCATGGCCGACCCCGGATCGGTGTCCTACCTGTTCGCCCGCAAGGGCGTGGTGACGCTGGAGAAGAACGCGCTGACCGAGGACGACGTGCTCGCCGCTGTCCTCGACGCCGGCGCCGAGGACGTCAACGACCTGGGCGACAGCTTCGAGGTCATTTCCGAACCCACGGATCTGGTGGCGGTTCGGACGGCGCTGCAGGACGCGGGCATCGACTACGAGTCCGCCGAGGCCACGTTTCAGCCGTCGGTGAGCGTCCCGGTCGACCTCGAGGGCGCCCGCAAGGTGCTCAAACTCGTCGACGCCCTGGAAGACAGCGACGACGTGCAGGACGTCTACACCAACATCGACATCCCCGACGACGTCGCGGCCGCCCTCGACGAGGACTGA
- the tesB gene encoding acyl-CoA thioesterase II yields MAIEEILDLEQIEVNIYRGGVFSPESGFLQRTFGGHVAGQSLVSAVRTVDPKFQVHSLHGYFLRAGDARSPSVYTVERIRDGGSFCTRRVTAIQHGETIFSMSASFQTDQSGIEHQDAMPLAPPPDDIPDFESVSKVFDDASFRQFDEWDVRIVPRKDLHLLPNKASQQQVWFRHRDPLPDDPVLHICALAYMSDLTLLGSAQVNYPHDRKHLQVASLDHAMWFMRAFRADEWLLYDQSSPSACGGRSLTQGKIFNQYGEMVAAVMQEGLTRYPRDFTPGRR; encoded by the coding sequence GTGGCGATCGAAGAAATCCTCGACCTGGAGCAGATCGAGGTCAACATCTATCGCGGTGGGGTGTTCAGTCCGGAATCGGGATTCCTGCAGCGCACGTTCGGCGGCCACGTCGCCGGTCAGTCCCTGGTGTCGGCGGTCCGCACCGTGGACCCCAAGTTCCAGGTGCATTCGCTGCACGGGTACTTCCTGCGCGCCGGCGATGCCCGGTCCCCGTCGGTGTACACCGTCGAACGGATCCGCGACGGCGGTTCGTTCTGCACCCGGCGGGTGACCGCCATCCAGCATGGCGAGACGATCTTCTCGATGTCGGCGTCGTTCCAGACCGACCAGAGCGGCATCGAGCATCAGGACGCGATGCCCCTCGCGCCGCCGCCGGACGACATCCCCGACTTCGAGTCGGTCAGCAAGGTATTCGACGACGCCAGCTTCCGGCAGTTCGACGAGTGGGACGTGCGCATCGTGCCGCGCAAGGACCTGCACCTGCTGCCGAACAAGGCGTCGCAGCAGCAGGTCTGGTTCCGGCACCGCGACCCGCTGCCCGACGATCCGGTGCTGCACATCTGCGCGCTGGCCTACATGAGTGACCTGACCCTGCTCGGCTCGGCGCAGGTGAACTACCCCCATGACCGCAAGCATCTCCAGGTCGCCTCGCTGGATCACGCGATGTGGTTCATGCGGGCGTTCCGCGCGGACGAGTGGCTGCTCTACGACCAGTCCTCGCCGTCGGCGTGCGGCGGCCGGTCGCTGACCCAGGGCAAGATCTTCAATCAGTACGGGGAGATGGTCGCGGCGGTGATGCAGGAAGGGCTGACGCGCTACCCCCGCGACTTCACGCCCGGACGTCGATGA
- a CDS encoding alpha/beta fold hydrolase, with the protein MKSVDVAAGTVQYREEGDPHGPPVVLLHGLLMNDAQWDSALPHLPSGYRYLLPVLPMGGHRVPMRADADLTLPGMVGIVADVLDALDLTDVTLVVTDWGGPLFLTDIGRDARVSRLVICPSEAFDNFPPGLPGKIAWLASRSTATVWLALRQLRVGWLRRQRLMFGMMAKHPVPQAVVEQWVAGGLENPLIRRDLVKYCRTRFDKADLIRATQRLADFDGPALVLWSDNPVMPVEHGHRLAALLPHGRLTMIDDAYVLTMLDQPERTAAAIGEFLGVAATR; encoded by the coding sequence ATGAAATCAGTCGACGTCGCCGCGGGCACCGTGCAGTACCGCGAGGAGGGCGACCCGCACGGGCCACCGGTGGTTCTGCTGCACGGACTGCTGATGAACGACGCCCAATGGGATTCCGCGCTGCCGCATCTCCCCTCCGGCTACCGCTACCTGCTGCCGGTGCTGCCGATGGGTGGGCACCGGGTGCCGATGCGCGCGGACGCCGATCTGACACTGCCCGGGATGGTGGGCATCGTCGCCGACGTCCTCGACGCGTTGGACCTGACCGACGTCACGCTCGTCGTCACGGACTGGGGCGGACCGCTGTTCCTCACCGACATCGGCCGCGACGCGCGGGTGTCCCGGCTGGTGATCTGCCCGTCGGAGGCGTTCGACAACTTCCCGCCCGGCCTGCCCGGCAAGATCGCGTGGCTGGCCAGCCGCAGCACCGCCACGGTGTGGCTCGCCCTGCGCCAGCTGCGGGTCGGCTGGTTGCGCCGGCAGCGGCTGATGTTCGGGATGATGGCGAAACACCCTGTGCCGCAAGCGGTGGTCGAGCAGTGGGTGGCCGGCGGCCTCGAGAACCCATTGATCCGCCGCGACCTCGTGAAGTACTGCCGCACCCGCTTCGACAAGGCCGACCTGATCCGGGCGACGCAGCGCCTCGCCGACTTCGACGGTCCGGCACTGGTGCTGTGGTCGGACAACCCGGTGATGCCCGTCGAGCACGGCCACCGCCTCGCCGCCCTGCTGCCGCACGGCCGGCTCACGATGATCGACGACGCCTACGTGCTGACGATGCTCGACCAGCCGGAGCGCACCGCCGCGGCGATCGGCGAGTTCCTGGGCGTCGCCGCGACGCGGTGA
- the ruvA gene encoding Holliday junction branch migration protein RuvA: MIASVRGEVLDIALDHVVIEAAGVGYKVMATPATLATLRRGAEARLITAMIVREDSQTLYGFADADARDLFLTLLGVSGIGPSIALGALAMYDGPTLRSAIGDGDVTALTRIPKVGKKTAELLVLTLRDRVGTSTPGGVAAVGGFGIRGPVVEALVGLGFALKQAEEATDKVLANDPEATTSGALRSALSMLGKK; encoded by the coding sequence GTGATCGCCTCGGTGCGCGGGGAGGTCCTCGACATCGCCCTCGACCACGTGGTCATCGAGGCCGCCGGCGTCGGTTACAAGGTGATGGCCACGCCGGCGACGCTCGCCACGCTGCGGCGCGGGGCGGAGGCGCGACTGATCACCGCGATGATCGTGCGCGAGGATTCGCAGACGCTCTACGGGTTCGCCGACGCCGACGCCCGCGACCTGTTCCTCACGCTGCTCGGCGTATCCGGGATCGGCCCGAGCATCGCGCTCGGCGCCCTGGCCATGTACGACGGCCCCACGCTGCGGTCCGCGATCGGCGACGGCGACGTCACCGCCCTGACGCGAATTCCCAAGGTGGGCAAGAAGACTGCCGAGCTGCTGGTGCTGACACTGCGCGACAGGGTCGGCACGTCCACGCCGGGTGGGGTGGCCGCGGTCGGCGGGTTCGGTATCCGCGGACCGGTGGTCGAGGCGCTCGTCGGTCTCGGGTTCGCGCTCAAGCAGGCCGAGGAGGCGACCGACAAGGTGCTCGCCAACGATCCGGAAGCGACGACCTCCGGCGCGCTGCGGTCGGCCCTGTCGATGCTGGGGAAGAAGTGA
- the ruvB gene encoding Holliday junction branch migration DNA helicase RuvB yields MGRFEDDEPSEMSTEREMSPALTVGEGDIDASLRPRSLGEFIGQPRVREQLQLVIEGAKNRGGTPDHILLSGPPGLGKTSLAMIIAAELGSSLRVTSGPALERAGDLAAMLSNLVEHDVLFIDEIHRIARPAEEMLYLAMEDFRVDVVVGKGPGATSIPLEVAPFTLVGATTRSGALTGPLRDRFGFTAHMDFYEPSELERVLTRSAGILGIELGADAGAEIARRSRGTPRIANRLLRRVRDYAEVRADGVITRDIAKYALEVYDVDELGLDRLDRAVLSALTRSFGGGPVGVSTLAVAVGEEATTVEEVCEPFLVRAGMIARTPRGRVATALAWTHLGMTPPSGVIGLGQQGLFG; encoded by the coding sequence ATGGGCCGTTTCGAGGACGACGAGCCCTCCGAGATGTCGACCGAGCGGGAGATGTCCCCGGCGCTGACGGTCGGCGAGGGGGACATCGATGCGAGCCTGCGGCCACGGTCGCTGGGGGAGTTCATCGGCCAGCCCCGGGTCCGCGAACAACTCCAGCTCGTCATCGAGGGTGCCAAGAACCGCGGAGGCACGCCCGACCACATCCTGCTGTCCGGGCCGCCGGGGCTGGGCAAGACCTCGCTGGCGATGATCATCGCGGCCGAACTGGGTTCCTCGCTGCGCGTCACATCGGGCCCCGCGCTGGAACGCGCCGGTGATCTGGCCGCGATGCTGTCCAACCTCGTCGAGCACGACGTGCTGTTCATCGACGAGATCCACCGCATTGCGCGCCCCGCCGAGGAGATGCTCTACCTCGCGATGGAGGACTTCCGGGTCGACGTGGTCGTCGGTAAGGGTCCGGGAGCGACCTCGATCCCGCTGGAGGTCGCGCCGTTCACGCTGGTCGGTGCCACCACCCGGTCGGGAGCGTTGACCGGGCCGCTGCGCGACCGGTTCGGCTTCACCGCGCACATGGATTTCTACGAGCCCTCGGAGCTGGAGCGGGTGCTGACCCGGTCGGCGGGCATCCTCGGCATCGAGCTGGGCGCCGACGCCGGCGCGGAGATCGCCCGGCGCTCCCGCGGCACGCCGCGCATCGCCAACCGGTTGCTGCGCCGGGTCCGGGACTACGCCGAGGTCCGCGCCGACGGGGTGATCACCCGGGACATCGCCAAGTACGCGCTGGAGGTCTACGACGTCGACGAGCTCGGGCTGGACCGGCTGGACCGGGCCGTGCTCTCGGCGCTGACCCGCAGCTTCGGCGGCGGGCCGGTCGGCGTCTCGACGCTCGCGGTGGCGGTGGGGGAAGAGGCCACCACGGTCGAGGAGGTGTGCGAGCCTTTCCTGGTGCGTGCCGGCATGATCGCGCGCACGCCGCGGGGCCGGGTCGCCACAGCCCTGGCCTGGACGCATCTGGGGATGACCCCGCCCAGCGGCGTCATCGGACTGGGGCAGCAAGGATTGTTCGGATGA
- the pdxS gene encoding pyridoxal 5'-phosphate synthase lyase subunit PdxS, which translates to MDTEALGSPARGTARVKRGMAEMLKGGVIMDVVTPEQARIAEGAGAVAVMALERVPADIRAQGGVSRMSDPDMIEGIIDAVTIPVMAKARIGHFVEAQILQSLGVDYVDESEVLTPADYANHIDKWKFTVPFVCGATNLGEALRRITEGAAMIRSKGEAGTGDVSNATTHMRKIGGEIRRLTSLSEDELYVAAKELQAPYDLVVEVARAGKLPVTLFTAGGIATPADAAMMMQLGAEGVFVGSGIFKSGNPAERAAAIVKATTFYDDPDVLAKVSRGLGEAMVGINVDDIPVPHRLAERGW; encoded by the coding sequence ATGGATACCGAAGCTCTCGGGAGCCCCGCCCGCGGCACCGCGCGGGTGAAGCGCGGGATGGCGGAGATGCTCAAGGGCGGCGTGATCATGGACGTCGTCACGCCCGAGCAGGCGCGGATCGCCGAGGGCGCCGGCGCGGTCGCGGTGATGGCGCTCGAGCGCGTGCCTGCCGACATCCGCGCCCAGGGCGGGGTGTCGCGGATGAGCGACCCCGACATGATCGAGGGAATCATCGACGCGGTCACCATTCCGGTGATGGCCAAGGCCCGCATCGGTCACTTCGTCGAGGCGCAGATCCTGCAGAGCCTCGGGGTGGACTACGTCGACGAGTCGGAGGTGCTGACCCCGGCCGACTACGCCAATCACATCGACAAGTGGAAGTTCACCGTGCCGTTCGTGTGCGGTGCGACCAATCTCGGTGAGGCGCTGCGGCGTATCACCGAGGGCGCGGCGATGATCCGGTCCAAGGGGGAGGCGGGCACCGGGGATGTGTCCAACGCGACCACCCACATGCGCAAGATCGGCGGCGAGATCCGCCGTCTGACGTCGCTGTCCGAAGACGAATTGTACGTCGCGGCAAAGGAATTGCAGGCTCCCTACGATCTGGTGGTCGAGGTCGCGCGGGCGGGCAAGCTGCCGGTGACGTTGTTCACCGCCGGCGGTATCGCGACCCCCGCGGACGCGGCGATGATGATGCAGCTCGGCGCCGAGGGTGTGTTCGTCGGCTCGGGCATCTTTAAGTCCGGCAACCCCGCCGAGCGCGCCGCCGCGATCGTCAAGGCGACCACGTTCTACGACGATCCCGACGTGCTGGCCAAGGTGTCGCGCGGTCTGGGGGAGGCCATGGTCGGCATCAACGTCGACGACATCCCGGTGCCCCACCGGCTCGCCGAGCGAGGCTGGTAA
- a CDS encoding TetR/AcrR family transcriptional regulator — protein sequence MLRATSALIEERGLRAMTTDDIAGRSGVSKATIYKWWPNKYAVAVDAFLSAMDMASTDPDTGLAHNDFQIVLRGIMEFYRGPGGRTFAQLIGEAQNDSAIATELRNHLMQTRRDIGRTIWDRGVARGELRPDIDREIAVDLVFGPALYRLLTTDAALDDAAADAIVDAAMRGLSAM from the coding sequence GTGTTGCGCGCGACGTCGGCGTTGATCGAGGAGCGCGGACTGCGCGCGATGACCACCGACGACATCGCCGGCCGCAGCGGCGTGAGCAAAGCCACGATCTACAAGTGGTGGCCGAACAAGTACGCCGTCGCCGTCGATGCCTTCCTGTCAGCGATGGACATGGCGTCCACCGACCCTGATACCGGCCTGGCGCACAACGATTTTCAGATCGTGCTACGGGGAATCATGGAGTTCTACCGGGGACCGGGCGGGCGGACCTTCGCGCAGTTGATCGGCGAGGCGCAGAACGATTCCGCCATCGCGACCGAACTGCGAAACCACCTGATGCAGACCCGCCGTGACATCGGTCGCACGATCTGGGACCGTGGGGTCGCCCGGGGTGAGTTGCGGCCCGACATCGATCGGGAGATCGCCGTCGACCTCGTCTTCGGCCCGGCTCTCTACCGACTGTTGACCACCGACGCCGCACTGGACGACGCGGCCGCCGACGCCATCGTGGACGCCGCGATGCGCGGCCTGTCCGCCATGTGA
- a CDS encoding TetR/AcrR family transcriptional regulator has protein sequence MARSTRESILTAAAELMRRRGYAGVAMKDIADASGAPIGSLYHHFRGGKAQIAREALANAGAAYGLLIPAVVDGHTDLGEAVQAIFDQAADDMAATGYANMCPVASVAAEVADTVEELRQTAGEIFAGWIAGGTAYFVARGVDEPRARDLTAAVIGGLEGAFLLSRTLRSVEPLRAAGRVLAPQYRGIALRRVSLPQKVGGRG, from the coding sequence GTGGCAAGGTCCACCCGAGAATCGATCCTCACCGCCGCCGCCGAGCTGATGCGCCGCCGCGGATACGCCGGGGTGGCGATGAAGGACATCGCCGACGCCTCGGGGGCGCCGATCGGCTCGCTCTATCACCACTTTCGCGGCGGGAAGGCCCAGATCGCCCGGGAGGCCCTCGCCAACGCCGGTGCCGCCTACGGTCTGCTGATCCCGGCCGTCGTCGACGGCCACACCGACCTGGGGGAGGCGGTCCAGGCGATCTTCGATCAGGCGGCCGACGACATGGCGGCCACGGGGTACGCCAACATGTGTCCGGTCGCCAGCGTGGCCGCCGAGGTCGCCGACACCGTCGAGGAACTCCGGCAGACCGCCGGCGAGATCTTCGCCGGCTGGATCGCCGGCGGCACCGCCTACTTCGTGGCGCGCGGCGTCGACGAACCGCGCGCCCGTGACCTCACGGCGGCCGTGATCGGCGGTCTGGAGGGCGCCTTCCTGCTGTCCCGCACCCTGCGCTCCGTCGAGCCGCTGCGGGCCGCGGGACGGGTGCTCGCGCCGCAGTACCGCGGGATCGCGCTGCGGCGCGTGTCCCTCCCGCAGAAGGTCGGCGGCCGCGGTTAA
- the ruvC gene encoding crossover junction endodeoxyribonuclease RuvC produces MRVMGVDPGLTRCGLSVIQSGRGRQVIALDVDVVRTPAEHPLAHRLLAISDAVEHWLDTHAPDVLAIERVFSNQNANTAMGTAQAGGVIALAAARRDIDVHFHTPSEVKAAVTGNGRADKAQVTEMVTRILALQQKPTPADAADALALAICHCWRAPMIARMAAAEEMAAEQRRKYQATLKAAKMSRSAR; encoded by the coding sequence GTGCGGGTGATGGGAGTCGACCCCGGGTTGACCCGGTGCGGGCTGTCGGTCATCCAGAGCGGCCGCGGTCGTCAGGTCATCGCCCTCGACGTCGACGTGGTGCGCACACCGGCCGAGCACCCGCTGGCGCACCGGTTGCTCGCGATCAGCGACGCCGTCGAACACTGGCTGGACACCCACGCGCCCGATGTCCTCGCGATCGAGCGGGTGTTCTCCAACCAGAACGCCAACACCGCGATGGGCACCGCGCAGGCCGGCGGGGTGATCGCGCTGGCCGCCGCCCGCCGCGACATCGACGTGCACTTCCACACCCCCAGTGAGGTCAAGGCCGCCGTCACCGGCAACGGTCGAGCCGACAAGGCGCAGGTCACCGAGATGGTCACCAGAATCCTTGCCCTGCAACAGAAACCGACACCGGCCGACGCCGCCGACGCACTCGCTCTGGCGATCTGCCACTGCTGGCGCGCACCGATGATCGCCCGGATGGCCGCGGCCGAGGAGATGGCCGCCGAACAACGCCGCAAATATCAGGCCACCCTCAAGGCCGCCAAGATGTCACGGAGCGCCCGGTGA
- the pdxT gene encoding pyridoxal 5'-phosphate synthase glutaminase subunit PdxT, with translation MSAPHVGVLALQGDTREHLAALREAGAEASTVRRPEELARVDGLVIPGGESTAMSHLLREFDLLEPLRARLAEGMPAYGSCAGMILLATEIADAGVDGRDALPLRGIDMTVRRNAFGRQVDSFEEDIPFDGLDGTVHAVFIRAPWVERVGPDVEVLASAAGHPVAVRQGRTLATAFHPEVTGDRRVHRLFVDSL, from the coding sequence ATGAGCGCACCGCACGTCGGGGTGCTGGCGCTGCAGGGCGACACCCGCGAGCATCTCGCCGCGCTGCGCGAGGCGGGCGCCGAGGCGTCGACCGTGCGGCGTCCGGAGGAACTCGCGCGGGTGGACGGTCTGGTGATTCCCGGTGGTGAATCGACGGCGATGAGTCATCTGCTGCGGGAGTTCGACCTGCTCGAGCCGCTGCGTGCGCGCCTCGCCGAGGGCATGCCGGCCTACGGGTCGTGTGCGGGGATGATCCTGCTGGCCACCGAGATCGCCGACGCCGGCGTGGACGGCCGGGACGCCCTACCGCTGCGCGGCATCGATATGACGGTGCGGCGCAACGCGTTCGGCCGACAGGTCGACTCGTTCGAAGAGGACATTCCGTTCGACGGACTCGACGGCACCGTGCACGCGGTCTTCATCCGCGCGCCGTGGGTCGAGCGGGTCGGACCGGACGTCGAGGTGCTCGCCTCGGCCGCCGGCCACCCCGTCGCGGTGCGCCAGGGCCGCACCCTGGCCACGGCGTTCCATCCCGAGGTGACCGGTGACCGCCGGGTGCACCGATTGTTCGTCGACTCGCTGTAG